Proteins encoded within one genomic window of uncultured Draconibacterium sp.:
- a CDS encoding helix-turn-helix domain-containing protein — MSFTILANLMAALLFLFLGVTLLVGAKIEGRKNAYYLLLVFGVQAIIYSVFGFSDYFLSGWLVSLACMLYVSIAPLNYLYLLKVLGKEKYLLRQDLWHFLPVAFHLVLTFYVISSGHSADVVNHGKIDVIAARGVYWEENFYWTLVLATARFICFLQFIFYTLASFPLFKKGLTEHKKSFSVIERRYLFLVKGAIIIFLIRVFGIGAGCFGIYKNVWLYSVVYLIVYFYVFYFYLFEIYFSKERYAGEKKEDIVPTVLGARTGIAVKKHMDNGEQALKYFVKKELYCIPNLTIHRLSEKLSIPVYRLRTLISDAGYSSFYTFVNTHRVNKACELIDELPDNQLPESIASEAGFNSRTTFFRVFKEFTRKTPKEYIERKY; from the coding sequence ATGAGTTTTACGATTTTGGCCAACCTGATGGCAGCATTACTTTTTCTTTTTTTGGGTGTAACCTTACTTGTTGGCGCAAAAATAGAGGGGAGGAAAAATGCGTATTATCTTTTACTTGTATTTGGAGTACAGGCTATTATATACTCCGTTTTCGGATTTTCGGATTACTTTCTTTCGGGTTGGCTTGTTTCGTTGGCTTGTATGTTGTATGTGTCTATCGCTCCTTTGAATTATTTATACCTGCTCAAGGTACTGGGGAAGGAAAAGTACCTGCTGCGTCAGGACCTGTGGCATTTTTTACCGGTAGCATTTCACCTTGTTTTAACCTTTTATGTGATATCTTCGGGGCATTCTGCCGATGTCGTTAACCATGGCAAAATAGATGTTATTGCCGCCCGAGGTGTTTACTGGGAAGAAAATTTTTACTGGACTTTGGTGTTGGCTACTGCCCGCTTTATTTGTTTCCTCCAATTTATCTTTTATACTTTAGCTTCCTTTCCTCTTTTTAAAAAAGGGCTGACGGAACATAAAAAGTCTTTTTCTGTTATCGAACGGCGCTACCTGTTTCTTGTCAAAGGAGCTATTATCATCTTCTTAATTCGTGTGTTTGGGATAGGAGCAGGCTGCTTTGGGATATATAAAAACGTGTGGCTATATAGTGTCGTCTATCTCATCGTCTATTTTTACGTCTTTTATTTTTACTTGTTCGAAATTTATTTTTCGAAAGAACGGTACGCAGGGGAAAAAAAGGAAGACATCGTACCGACCGTGTTAGGAGCAAGGACCGGGATAGCGGTAAAAAAACACATGGACAACGGGGAACAAGCTTTAAAATATTTTGTAAAGAAAGAACTTTATTGCATTCCCAATTTAACCATACACAGACTGTCAGAAAAGCTGTCCATTCCTGTTTACCGCCTGCGGACGTTAATAAGCGATGCCGGTTATTCCAGTTTTTATACGTTTGTGAATACCCATCGTGTAAACAAAGCCTGCGAATTAATTGATGAATTACCAGATAATCAACTTCCTGAATCCATCGCTTCTGAAGCAGGCTTCAATTCAAGAACAACTTTTTTCAGGGTGTTTAAAGAGTTTACCAGGAAAACACCGAAAGAGTATATTGAAAGAAAATACTAA
- a CDS encoding DUF6261 family protein → MILEKLMTNSRTAEVDAASMRIIDVYEENDWSSDTHLVQEFAALKTLLAQLTTAINRDKVESDLANKDELRDEKLRALYHLLNGLLYHPDEATKKAAQTVDKVFEKYGVAIAEENYSTESAMIESLLNDLAAEDLQTSIAALSGCAELIAALKTAQSDFETERVGYEQSKAQESTQQSAYKLKSEVLKQLNDRIIVYLRAMVQVDEPKYGELSRTLAVIINENNEVVKRRAKKAAEKPDSV, encoded by the coding sequence ATGATATTAGAAAAACTAATGACCAACAGCCGTACCGCCGAAGTAGATGCCGCAAGTATGCGCATCATTGACGTGTACGAAGAGAACGATTGGAGTAGTGATACCCATCTGGTACAAGAATTTGCCGCGCTGAAAACCCTCTTAGCGCAACTGACCACCGCCATTAACCGCGATAAGGTAGAATCTGACTTGGCAAACAAAGATGAGTTGCGCGACGAAAAATTACGCGCGCTTTACCACCTGCTAAACGGACTGCTTTACCACCCCGACGAAGCTACAAAAAAGGCGGCGCAAACAGTCGACAAAGTGTTTGAAAAATATGGCGTAGCCATTGCCGAAGAAAATTACAGTACGGAAAGCGCAATGATAGAGTCACTACTCAATGACTTGGCAGCGGAGGATTTGCAAACCTCTATTGCGGCATTGAGCGGCTGTGCCGAACTGATTGCCGCACTGAAAACGGCGCAGAGCGATTTTGAAACCGAACGTGTAGGCTATGAACAATCGAAAGCACAAGAGAGTACGCAACAATCCGCTTACAAGCTGAAAAGCGAAGTGCTGAAACAACTCAATGACCGAATTATCGTTTATCTGCGTGCTATGGTACAGGTGGATGAACCCAAATACGGCGAACTCTCCCGAACCCTTGCTGTTATTATTAATGAAAACAACGAGGTAGTGAAGAGAAGGGCAAAAAAAGCTGCCGAAAAACCTGACAGCGTCTGA
- a CDS encoding T9SS type A sorting domain-containing protein has translation MDADAGYSSGAAYLYEKGDTWGDRTQETAKLTASDGADYDYFGISVSISSDGATALVGAYGKSTNQGAAYLYEKGVGWVTTDAFAAKLTASDAADSDYFGVSVSISSDGATVLIGAYQDDDAASNSGSAYLYEKGAGWATTDAFTAKLTASNGASNDYFGYSVSISSDGATALIGAYGKSSSQGTAYVFEEEPEPQTYTVTQTTDDGTGNTEGTLSWAITQANANGAADNIVFNISGSDVVTFSAVLPNITDGVTINGTNTATGNPVTVKVATTYAEDNNNASDFRVFNINAADKTVTISDMTIQGGDLSVHGSSATSTSCNGGGVYVAAGTVHLDFVTVSGSKAYMGGGVMNHYGTLIITSSTLSGNTADYGGGVYNYNSTLTIISSTLSGNAAFSGGGVYNEGGTLTIASSTLSGNTATYGGGVYNYNSTLTIASSTLSGNTASNSGGGVRNSDGNTYILNSIIINNSTDISTYNDDATDTYVYNSWYNSIDDGGKEVEVQALAPNVTTSYTENELGALANNGGSTYTMALSEDAPAYQTGTYAYYNATDGYYFEDENGTAHRLTDWATSPTVAEGEKITTDQRGETIGDLPSIGAYFAEELTTKYRTKAAGEWSSAAVWEVAEDGENYTNASAPPVAGECAAIDVLHNLTVTGEVSTDKTSIAQGVTLTITDGATLTVVNGSGTDLTVTGTLVNNGMFTPAEGSTVLYNGGDQTIVGANYHELQLANTTEGTATTKTFSDGTTSVAQEISITDAMTLTGSSAKDVTVQVTTPGEDGTASRVFSITAADKEVTISGMLIKGGDIADNGNNSTGNGGGVYAANGTHLILQEVQVSGSRAYNGGGVYITEQATTAAIIASTISDNATDNYGAGVYNDYGTMRIERSTIANNVGEGGGGICNYRSSAVLYLVSSTVKNNSAVLDNYTGGGLYNSAYAKVYILNSIIVNNTTPYDDDGGNIYCNSGSVYAYYSWHGSVHGTITTQTTAPNLPNNYLDYYIETVVGTLTDNGGNTPTMALSEEVLRIGEGTDVYYNETDGYYFYDSEGTARKLSVWATNPTVTESEKITTDQRGYTISGTPSVGAYQYGATAAAPVLFEVSYIENATGVTGIITGTSPYTTTTHSQSGTSSAYTDVGPGTFGVGGDLKTQKETYRVAGTYSPALTTLVNPTGYIDPSSVAGTLLYFDGDVGDFRLDYELTEGESVSGTIFFEGATLASLGITETSGSEFTFTPNDATLGSFTVSFSAQVVVAKIGTDWETGTGAYYTVSEAIEAASDGQTIVLAPGTITLSASEIDDNGVLIDKSLTIKGAGDADNPTIVKVPVTYEEDANNATQSRVFHINADGEEVSISNMTIRGGDISGLSGTACNGGGVYVAAGTVTTLERVAVSGSKAYMGGGVVNSGTLTIASSTLSGNTARFGGGVYNHGTLTITSSTLSGNTAETSGGGAYNYSGTLTLISTTIAGNTAVTNGAGIYTADFYRLYAVNNIIAYNYKADGSAYEGIYGSDPSVFYGNHNIEIRGNNQWKIGSDLTDPVGNIAYNYGTDGKGTGGSGALFAAYTIVDETNKIYSPVLSDNGTVALADASIAIGAGVYIGSDDSGNYGFSTTSGGSYVSVKDGLSSVTPTSVITTDQRGEPISGTPSIGAYFVEVVPVAQIGDTWDDNITGYATITKAIEAASDGQTIVLAPGTITLSDAEVTANGVRIDKSLTIKGAGDADNPTIVKVPITYAESQNGGETASASRVFNITAGTVSISDMTIQGGDISGQASLQNSGGGIRINAGTVTLTNVTVSDSKAAYGGGVYNLDGILMINASIISGNTASGSGNTASGSGYGGGVLNSRGTFTINASTISGNTAETYGGGVYNSGSLTINTSTISGNTAETYGGGAYNYSGTLTLISTTIAGNTAPYGAGIYTTDYYRLYAVNNIIAYNYKADGSAYEGIYSSGPFAFYGNHNIEIRGNDQWEIGSDLTDPVGNIAYNYGTDGQGGGEEGSGVLFASYTTIDETNKIYAPVLADNGGATQTVKLADESIAIGAGVYIGSDDSGNYGFSTTSGGSYVSVKDGSSSVTPTSVITTDQRGEPISGTPTIGSYFIEVLTDPTKQAANVGFSSTSTTGTTIGWTRGDGDNCAVFMAAATSGNAAPADNTTYTANTTLGSGTQIGSSGWYCVSNGTGTSVTVSGLTAGTTYRVHVCEYNGEAGSELYLTDAGTDNPNNVLTKTPGLWTGASSTDWATATNWDDGNVPGSTTNVTIPDVTNDPVIASTTAAAVNNLEVQSGATLNIMSDASNNGSLIVNGTATGDVTYNRYVTSADWHLVASPVSGQAVQDLVTGNSIATNGELCGIAPYNNTTADWEHYSASYTGSDGFVVGKGYEILRTADGTLPFTGTISTDEVTIGLTTPDAGKKWNLIGNPFTAAINANPSADATSNFITVNTSVLEAGLYQAVYIWDAATQNYITVNESSVATYIAPGQAFFVYADESDGDASFTEAMQNNETGNNFKSGEIGLPTITLIAENTSGLGSTRVKYVEGMSAGIDPGYDAGRFDAGDNRFAVYTKLVGEPDIQTGLDIQCLPSDGFDYVVPVGLNAPAGSTIQFSVEAANLPAETPVYIEDTENGMFTSLREAGSVYQASISDESEGYGRFYLHTKNVTTGLESFGHEDINVLVQSKYSRLRITGIHTDKAILELYDLLGRKLLVQPLQNSATNDVSMVGIKTGIYLVKVKAAGVVNSQKISWLKN, from the coding sequence ATGGATGCCGATGCCGGTTACAGTTCCGGGGCTGCCTATCTCTATGAAAAGGGAGACACGTGGGGTGACAGAACGCAGGAAACCGCCAAACTGACCGCTTCGGACGGTGCCGATTATGATTATTTCGGCATTTCGGTATCCATCTCGTCGGATGGCGCTACGGCGCTGGTCGGGGCGTATGGAAAAAGCACAAATCAAGGGGCTGCCTATCTCTATGAAAAGGGAGTTGGTTGGGTAACGACCGACGCGTTTGCCGCCAAACTGACCGCTTCGGACGCTGCCGATTCTGATTATTTCGGCGTTTCGGTGTCCATCTCGTCAGATGGCGCCACGGTGCTGATCGGGGCGTATCAGGATGACGATGCCGCTTCCAATTCCGGTTCCGCCTATCTCTATGAAAAGGGAGCTGGTTGGGCAACGACCGACGCGTTTACCGCCAAACTGACCGCTTCGAACGGTGCCAGCAATGATTATTTCGGCTATTCGGTATCCATCTCCTCGGATGGCGCCACGGCGCTGATCGGGGCGTATGGAAAAAGCTCATCTCAAGGGACTGCCTATGTTTTTGAAGAAGAGCCCGAACCCCAAACCTACACTGTTACCCAAACCACCGATGACGGTACGGGCAACACAGAAGGCACGCTCAGTTGGGCAATCACTCAGGCAAATGCCAATGGCGCGGCAGACAATATCGTCTTCAATATCTCCGGCAGCGACGTGGTAACCTTCTCCGCTGTTCTGCCCAACATTACAGACGGTGTAACCATTAACGGAACGAACACGGCTACCGGCAACCCCGTAACCGTGAAAGTAGCGACTACCTACGCCGAAGATAACAATAATGCTTCCGATTTCCGTGTATTCAATATCAACGCTGCCGACAAAACCGTGACTATCTCCGATATGACGATTCAGGGCGGGGATCTTTCGGTGCATGGCTCGTCCGCCACGTCCACCAGCTGCAACGGCGGCGGGGTCTATGTCGCCGCCGGAACGGTTCATCTTGATTTCGTAACAGTATCCGGTTCCAAAGCCTATATGGGCGGCGGGGTGATGAATCACTACGGCACGCTGATAATCACCTCATCCACCCTTAGCGGCAATACGGCCGATTATGGCGGCGGGGTGTATAACTACAACAGCACGCTGACGATCATCTCATCCACCCTCAGCGGCAATGCGGCTTTCAGCGGCGGCGGGGTGTATAACGAAGGTGGCACGCTGACAATTGCCTCATCCACCCTCAGCGGCAACACGGCCACTTATGGCGGCGGGGTGTATAACTACAACAGCACGCTGACGATCGCCTCATCCACCCTTAGCGGCAACACGGCTTCCAACAGCGGCGGCGGGGTGCGTAATAGTGACGGTAATACATACATCCTGAACTCCATCATCATCAACAATTCAACGGATATTTCTACCTATAATGACGATGCCACGGACACCTATGTGTACAACTCGTGGTATAATAGCATTGATGACGGTGGCAAAGAGGTCGAAGTTCAGGCTCTTGCCCCGAACGTAACCACCTCCTACACCGAAAACGAACTCGGCGCATTGGCAAACAACGGCGGCAGCACCTACACGATGGCACTGAGCGAGGATGCCCCGGCCTACCAAACAGGAACGTACGCTTATTACAACGCGACAGACGGTTATTATTTTGAAGATGAAAACGGTACAGCTCACCGACTGACCGATTGGGCAACAAGCCCCACCGTGGCGGAAGGCGAAAAAATCACCACCGACCAGCGCGGCGAAACCATTGGCGACCTGCCAAGCATAGGGGCGTATTTTGCAGAAGAACTTACAACGAAATACCGGACCAAAGCTGCCGGCGAGTGGAGTTCTGCCGCTGTGTGGGAAGTAGCCGAAGACGGTGAAAATTATACCAATGCCTCCGCACCTCCCGTTGCCGGAGAATGTGCGGCAATAGACGTACTTCATAACCTCACGGTAACAGGTGAGGTAAGTACGGACAAAACCTCCATAGCACAGGGTGTTACACTGACTATAACAGACGGCGCCACCCTTACCGTAGTCAATGGCAGCGGCACCGACCTCACGGTAACAGGCACACTTGTCAATAACGGCATGTTTACACCTGCAGAAGGCTCTACCGTCCTTTACAACGGCGGCGACCAAACCATTGTAGGAGCAAACTACCACGAACTCCAATTAGCAAATACTACAGAAGGCACGGCAACTACCAAAACCTTTTCTGACGGCACTACAAGTGTGGCGCAGGAAATTTCCATTACCGATGCCATGACCCTGACCGGCAGCAGTGCAAAAGATGTTACTGTGCAGGTAACTACACCCGGAGAAGACGGCACGGCGTCCCGCGTATTCAGTATTACCGCTGCCGATAAAGAGGTAACGATCTCTGGTATGCTTATAAAAGGCGGGGATATAGCCGATAACGGAAACAACAGTACCGGTAATGGCGGCGGCGTATATGCTGCAAATGGTACGCATCTCATCCTGCAAGAGGTACAGGTGTCCGGTTCCCGTGCTTATAACGGTGGCGGGGTATATATTACCGAACAAGCAACCACAGCAGCTATCATTGCCTCCACCATATCGGACAACGCAACTGACAATTACGGCGCAGGAGTATATAATGATTATGGTACGATGCGTATCGAACGTTCCACCATTGCCAATAATGTGGGCGAGGGAGGTGGCGGAATCTGCAATTACCGGAGTTCGGCAGTACTCTATCTCGTATCTTCCACCGTCAAAAATAATAGTGCAGTGCTTGACAATTACACAGGTGGCGGATTATATAACAGTGCTTATGCCAAAGTCTATATCCTGAACAGCATTATTGTTAACAATACCACTCCCTATGATGACGACGGCGGCAATATATATTGCAATTCGGGCTCGGTATATGCCTATTACTCGTGGCATGGCAGTGTTCACGGGACTATTACCACGCAAACTACCGCCCCTAATTTACCGAATAATTACCTCGATTATTATATCGAAACCGTTGTTGGCACCCTAACAGACAACGGCGGCAATACGCCCACAATGGCATTAAGCGAAGAGGTGCTTCGCATTGGTGAGGGAACGGATGTGTACTATAATGAAACAGACGGATATTATTTCTATGATAGTGAAGGGACAGCCCGTAAACTATCGGTATGGGCTACTAACCCCACCGTTACGGAAAGCGAAAAAATCACCACCGACCAGCGCGGATATACCATAAGCGGCACGCCGAGTGTAGGGGCGTATCAGTACGGCGCAACCGCAGCGGCGCCAGTGTTGTTTGAGGTTTCTTATATTGAGAATGCGACCGGCGTTACGGGTATCATTACCGGAACCTCCCCATATACGACTACAACGCACTCACAATCAGGAACTTCGTCGGCCTATACTGATGTAGGCCCTGGGACTTTTGGTGTTGGCGGGGATCTAAAGACGCAAAAAGAGACCTATAGAGTGGCTGGTACGTATTCTCCTGCTCTCACAACGCTCGTCAATCCTACCGGATATATCGACCCAAGCTCTGTTGCCGGAACATTGCTCTATTTCGATGGGGACGTCGGGGACTTCCGTCTGGACTATGAGTTGACTGAGGGGGAGTCTGTCAGCGGAACCATCTTTTTCGAAGGTGCAACGCTGGCAAGTCTTGGCATCACGGAGACTTCCGGTTCGGAATTCACATTTACACCGAATGATGCCACTCTGGGTTCATTCACTGTTTCATTCAGCGCACAGGTTGTTGTCGCCAAAATAGGTACAGACTGGGAAACCGGCACAGGCGCATACTACACTGTATCAGAGGCCATTGAAGCCGCAAGTGACGGGCAAACCATTGTCCTTGCACCCGGCACGATTACCTTATCGGCAAGCGAAATAGATGACAACGGCGTACTGATAGACAAAAGTCTTACCATTAAAGGCGCGGGCGATGCCGATAATCCTACCATTGTAAAAGTACCGGTAACGTATGAGGAAGATGCTAACAACGCCACCCAATCCCGCGTGTTCCACATCAATGCCGATGGCGAAGAAGTTTCTATTTCCAATATGACCATACGAGGCGGGGATATTTCAGGTTTAAGCGGTACTGCCTGCAACGGCGGCGGGGTCTATGTTGCCGCCGGAACGGTAACAACGCTTGAGCGGGTTGCAGTGTCCGGTTCCAAAGCCTATATGGGCGGCGGGGTGGTTAATAGTGGTACGTTGACGATTGCCTCGTCCACCCTCAGCGGCAATACGGCCCGTTTTGGCGGAGGGGTGTATAACCATGGCACGCTGACGATAACCTCGTCCACCCTCAGCGGCAATACAGCCGAAACTTCCGGTGGAGGGGCGTATAATTATAGCGGGACATTAACACTTATATCAACTACCATTGCCGGCAATACCGCTGTTACCAACGGTGCAGGGATATATACTGCAGATTTTTATCGGCTCTATGCTGTCAACAACATTATTGCCTACAACTACAAGGCAGATGGAAGCGCTTACGAAGGTATTTACGGTTCAGACCCTTCTGTTTTTTATGGCAACCATAATATAGAAATTCGGGGAAACAACCAATGGAAAATCGGTTCGGATTTAACAGACCCTGTTGGCAATATTGCCTATAACTACGGCACAGACGGAAAAGGTACGGGAGGTAGCGGTGCGCTCTTTGCAGCCTATACCATTGTGGATGAAACCAACAAAATCTACTCCCCAGTCCTTTCCGATAACGGAACCGTAGCTTTGGCAGACGCGTCCATAGCCATCGGCGCGGGAGTATATATTGGCAGCGATGACAGTGGTAATTATGGCTTTTCTACCACTTCCGGCGGCAGTTATGTGAGCGTTAAAGACGGTTTATCATCGGTAACACCTACAAGCGTTATCACCACCGATCAGCGGGGCGAACCCATTAGTGGCACACCAAGTATAGGAGCATACTTTGTGGAAGTTGTTCCCGTAGCCCAAATAGGCGACACATGGGATGATAACATTACCGGATATGCTACCATAACCAAAGCCATTGAAGCCGCAAGTGACGGACAAACCATCGTCCTTGCTCCCGGCACCATTACCCTTTCGGATGCCGAAGTAACTGCCAACGGTGTACGGATAGACAAAAGTCTTACCATTAAAGGCGCGGGCGATGCCGATAATCCTACCATTGTAAAAGTACCGATAACCTATGCCGAAAGTCAAAATGGCGGGGAAACCGCTTCCGCTTCCCGTGTTTTCAATATTACCGCCGGCACGGTCTCTATCTCCGATATGACCATTCAGGGCGGAGATATATCAGGACAGGCAAGTTTGCAGAATTCCGGCGGCGGCATCCGCATAAATGCCGGCACGGTAACACTTACTAACGTAACAGTATCCGATTCCAAAGCTGCTTACGGCGGCGGGGTATATAACTTAGACGGCATCCTCATGATAAACGCCTCCATTATAAGCGGTAATACGGCTTCTGGAAGCGGTAATACGGCTTCTGGAAGCGGCTACGGCGGCGGGGTGTTGAACTCACGCGGCACATTCACGATAAACGCCTCTACCATAAGCGGTAATACAGCCGAGACTTACGGTGGCGGGGTGTATAACAGTGGCTCCCTTACGATAAACACCTCCACTATAAGCGGTAATACAGCCGAGACTTACGGTGGCGGGGCGTATAATTATAGTGGGACATTAACACTTATATCAACTACCATTGCCGGCAATACCGCTCCCTACGGTGCAGGGATATATACTACAGATTATTATCGGCTCTATGCTGTCAACAACATTATTGCCTACAACTACAAGGCAGATGGAAGCGCTTACGAAGGTATTTACAGTTCAGGCCCTTTTGCTTTTTATGGCAACCATAATATAGAAATTCGGGGAAACGACCAATGGGAAATAGGTTCGGATTTAACAGATCCTGTTGGCAATATTGCCTATAACTACGGCACAGACGGACAAGGTGGTGGCGAAGAGGGCAGTGGTGTACTGTTTGCAAGCTATACAACAATTGATGAGACCAATAAAATTTACGCCCCTGTACTTGCCGATAACGGCGGCGCAACCCAAACCGTGAAACTGGCGGACGAGTCCATAGCCATCGGCGCAGGAGTATATATTGGCAGCGATGACAGTGGTAATTATGGCTTTTCTACCACTTCCGGCGGCAGTTATGTGAGCGTTAAAGACGGTTCATCATCGGTAACACCTACAAGCGTTATCACCACCGACCAGCGGGGCGAGCCCATTAGTGGTACACCAACGATTGGTTCGTATTTTATAGAGGTTCTTACAGATCCCACAAAGCAGGCAGCAAATGTTGGTTTTTCCTCTACATCTACAACAGGAACTACCATTGGCTGGACACGCGGAGATGGTGATAACTGTGCTGTATTTATGGCTGCGGCAACATCAGGCAATGCAGCCCCGGCTGACAATACAACTTATACAGCTAATACAACTTTAGGATCGGGAACTCAAATTGGTTCATCCGGCTGGTATTGTGTTTCCAATGGAACCGGTACTTCTGTTACTGTAAGTGGTTTAACTGCCGGAACTACCTATCGCGTTCATGTTTGTGAATACAATGGAGAGGCTGGATCCGAACTTTATTTAACGGATGCAGGTACCGATAACCCGAATAATGTGCTAACTAAAACACCAGGGCTTTGGACCGGGGCAAGCAGCACAGACTGGGCAACTGCTACGAACTGGGATGATGGGAATGTTCCGGGCTCGACAACCAATGTAACCATCCCGGATGTTACCAACGATCCTGTTATTGCATCTACCACTGCAGCAGCGGTAAACAACCTGGAAGTTCAAAGCGGGGCAACCCTGAATATCATGTCAGATGCATCGAACAACGGATCGTTAATCGTGAATGGTACGGCTACAGGAGATGTTACATACAATCGTTATGTTACATCTGCCGACTGGCACCTGGTGGCATCGCCGGTAAGCGGGCAGGCGGTTCAGGATTTGGTAACCGGAAATTCAATTGCCACAAACGGCGAGCTTTGCGGGATTGCGCCCTACAATAATACAACTGCCGACTGGGAACATTATTCAGCTTCATACACTGGCAGCGATGGGTTTGTTGTGGGCAAAGGATATGAAATACTGCGAACCGCCGACGGTACTTTACCGTTCACCGGTACCATAAGTACTGACGAGGTTACCATCGGTTTAACAACTCCCGATGCAGGCAAAAAATGGAATCTGATTGGCAATCCGTTTACAGCTGCCATAAATGCCAATCCTTCGGCTGATGCAACAAGCAACTTTATTACAGTTAATACCTCGGTTTTAGAAGCAGGTTTATACCAGGCGGTTTATATCTGGGATGCCGCAACTCAGAATTATATAACAGTCAACGAATCATCAGTGGCAACCTATATTGCACCGGGACAGGCATTTTTTGTTTATGCTGATGAAAGCGATGGCGATGCCAGTTTTACAGAAGCGATGCAAAACAACGAGACCGGAAATAACTTTAAAAGCGGGGAAATCGGTTTGCCGACAATTACTCTTATTGCGGAAAATACTTCAGGTCTGGGCTCAACCAGGGTAAAATACGTAGAAGGGATGAGTGCCGGAATCGATCCAGGTTACGATGCTGGACGTTTCGATGCCGGAGACAATCGTTTTGCAGTTTATACAAAACTTGTTGGTGAGCCTGATATTCAAACGGGTTTGGATATTCAGTGCCTTCCTTCTGATGGATTTGATTATGTTGTTCCGGTAGGATTGAATGCCCCGGCCGGGAGTACAATTCAGTTTAGTGTTGAGGCAGCCAATTTGCCGGCCGAAACCCCGGTTTATATTGAAGACACGGAAAATGGGATGTTTACCTCTTTGCGTGAAGCCGGCTCGGTTTACCAGGCAAGTATAAGTGATGAGAGCGAAGGCTACGGGCGATTTTATTTGCATACCAAAAATGTAACAACCGGGCTGGAATCCTTTGGTCATGAAGATATTAATGTTCTTGTTCAGTCCAAATACTCTCGTTTGAGAATTACCGGTATTCATACTGATAAAGCTATACTTGAACTCTACGATTTGTTGGGAAGGAAATTACTGGTTCAGCCTTTACAGAATTCAGCTACGAATGATGTTTCGATGGTGGGAATTAAAACCGGGATCTATTTGGTAAAAGTGAAAGCAGCCGGAGTGGTAAACAGCCAGAAGATTAGCTGGTTAAAAAACTAA
- a CDS encoding nucleotidyltransferase family protein, with product MDAKKMLFFIGRCLSLSVHSEREAEIRKLLHSGDVNWEAMVWIGSNQYVLPALFVQFRNYNLLSELPADLVDYLEEIYQLNLARNTSVLEETWQIIALLNSIGIAPVFLKGTAHLLEGLYTDIGERMIGDIDFLVAEQEVLPAVAELKKRGYYNLNERRGGQLLINKHYPRLQNEKTVAAVEIHHQLVSKPYSKKFDAQFLDSEKKRLNVAGEAYVLSDYHQIIHNMMNAQMNDKAFKLRKILMRNAYDLQLLAGRKNPLDCILDFKYYQKELNVFLCVVARVFDTEIAYINNAAAKRYFNQLLFYNNHPRFYKMNEIVHFLLYRLGRYIKLPIIAIYNRGEREALVGKLSDWKWYFEHLKSWRSISY from the coding sequence ATGGATGCTAAAAAGATGCTTTTTTTTATCGGTAGGTGTTTGAGCCTTTCGGTGCATTCCGAACGGGAAGCTGAGATCCGTAAGCTTTTGCACAGCGGAGATGTTAATTGGGAAGCAATGGTTTGGATTGGCAGTAACCAATATGTTCTTCCTGCACTATTCGTACAGTTTCGGAATTATAACCTGCTAAGTGAATTACCAGCTGATTTGGTTGACTATCTCGAAGAGATCTATCAGTTAAACTTAGCCCGGAATACTTCTGTTCTGGAGGAAACCTGGCAAATAATTGCTTTATTAAATTCAATAGGAATTGCCCCGGTTTTTTTAAAGGGAACTGCTCATTTACTGGAAGGCCTTTATACTGATATTGGCGAACGAATGATTGGAGATATCGATTTTTTGGTAGCAGAACAAGAGGTATTGCCGGCAGTAGCAGAACTCAAAAAGCGGGGGTATTATAACTTAAATGAACGCCGGGGTGGTCAGTTGCTCATAAATAAACATTATCCCCGCTTGCAAAATGAAAAAACAGTGGCTGCTGTTGAAATTCACCATCAACTGGTTTCAAAACCCTATAGTAAAAAGTTCGATGCGCAATTTCTCGATTCAGAAAAAAAGAGATTGAATGTGGCAGGTGAAGCCTATGTGCTGTCCGATTATCATCAGATTATTCACAATATGATGAATGCCCAGATGAACGACAAAGCCTTCAAATTGAGAAAGATATTAATGCGAAATGCTTATGATTTGCAGTTGCTGGCTGGCAGAAAAAATCCACTAGATTGCATATTGGATTTCAAATATTATCAGAAAGAATTAAATGTCTTTTTATGTGTTGTCGCGAGGGTATTTGATACCGAGATAGCCTATATAAACAATGCCGCAGCAAAAAGATATTTCAATCAGCTATTGTTTTATAATAACCATCCTCGTTTTTATAAAATGAATGAGATTGTTCACTTCCTGTTGTATCGTTTAGGGCGCTATATAAAACTGCCAATAATTGCAATATACAATAGGGGCGAACGGGAGGCGCTTGTCGGAAAATTATCTGACTGGAAATGGTATTTTGAGCACCTTAAGTCATGGCGAAGTATCAGTTATTAA